The following are from one region of the Streptomyces rubrogriseus genome:
- a CDS encoding ATP-binding protein produces the protein MPSPAHPTLRSPGEPVSEAGATTRSGGLPYPVRATAGRAVPPSSAPHASRPARGGRPTAAVLRVACSGEGFARARVFTRDTLRGWSLDHLGDDAVLVITELVSNALTHAVPPSVADGPEIRLGLALGTGRLTLTVSDHGDNAPRFDPSDGSALREHGRGLCIVDALAEEWGWTPRPPAGKTVWAALSTRPLT, from the coding sequence GTGCCGTCACCTGCGCATCCAACGCTCCGGTCGCCCGGCGAACCCGTGTCGGAGGCAGGCGCGACGACCCGCTCCGGAGGGCTCCCGTACCCGGTGCGAGCCACCGCCGGCCGGGCCGTCCCGCCGTCGTCCGCCCCGCACGCGAGCCGTCCCGCCCGCGGCGGCCGCCCGACCGCCGCCGTACTGCGCGTCGCGTGCAGCGGGGAGGGGTTCGCCCGGGCCCGGGTCTTCACGCGGGACACCCTGCGCGGGTGGTCGCTCGACCACCTCGGTGACGACGCGGTCCTCGTGATCACCGAACTCGTCTCCAACGCACTGACGCACGCGGTGCCGCCGTCGGTGGCCGACGGGCCGGAGATCAGGCTCGGACTCGCCCTGGGCACCGGCCGGCTGACGCTGACCGTCTCCGATCACGGGGACAACGCGCCCCGGTTCGACCCGTCCGACGGCTCCGCACTCCGGGAGCACGGACGCGGCCTGTGCATCGTCGACGCCCTCGCCGAGGAGTGGGGCTGGACCCCGCGCCCGCCGGCGGGCAAGACGGTCTGGGCCGCGTTGTCGACCCGCCCCCTCACCTGA
- a CDS encoding SAM-dependent methyltransferase produces MQADKQLSTEIDANVPTAARMYDFYLGGKDNYAADRAAVGELDKVVPSTRRLALNNRRFLQRVVRVLAEDYGIRQFLDHGSGLPTQDNVHQVAQRVAPDSRVVYVDNDPMVLVHGRALLDQNDQTAVIHADMRATEEIFSHPDTRRLIDFSQPVAVLFNSVFHCIPDSDTDGPQAVVRRVTERLAPGSFAVMCQLVSEDAEVRKFVTDFMDQATQGHWGRVREPKDVEALFEGMDILEPGLVEVSTWRPDTEVAPRQLTDEWIEFGGLGRLR; encoded by the coding sequence ATGCAAGCCGACAAGCAGCTGTCCACGGAGATCGACGCCAACGTGCCGACAGCGGCACGTATGTACGACTTCTACCTGGGCGGCAAGGACAACTACGCGGCCGACCGGGCCGCCGTCGGCGAACTCGACAAGGTCGTCCCCAGCACGCGGCGGCTGGCGCTGAACAACCGGCGCTTCCTCCAGCGGGTCGTCCGCGTCCTCGCCGAGGACTACGGCATACGCCAGTTCCTCGACCACGGCTCCGGCCTGCCCACGCAGGACAACGTGCACCAGGTCGCCCAGCGCGTCGCCCCCGACTCCCGCGTCGTCTACGTCGACAACGACCCGATGGTGCTGGTCCACGGCCGGGCGCTGCTCGACCAGAACGACCAGACCGCCGTCATCCACGCCGACATGCGGGCGACGGAGGAGATCTTCTCCCACCCGGACACCCGGCGCCTGATCGACTTCTCGCAGCCGGTCGCCGTGCTGTTCAACTCGGTGTTCCACTGCATCCCGGACAGCGACACGGACGGTCCCCAGGCGGTCGTCCGCCGGGTGACCGAGCGGCTCGCGCCCGGCAGCTTCGCGGTGATGTGCCAGTTGGTCAGCGAGGACGCCGAGGTGCGGAAGTTCGTCACGGACTTCATGGACCAGGCGACGCAGGGCCACTGGGGCCGGGTGCGGGAGCCCAAGGACGTCGAGGCACTCTTCGAGGGCATGGACATCCTGGAGCCGGGGCTCGTGGAGGTCTCCACCTGGCGGCCCGACACCGAGGTGGCGCCTCGTCAGCTCACCGACGAGTGGATCGAGTTCGGCGGACTGGGGCGTCTGCGCTGA
- a CDS encoding branched-chain amino acid ABC transporter permease has protein sequence MSDPRPLLLKRGPLLLTALLLCALPFYLDAFWLRIGLFSMAAAIGAVGLGLLSGTAGQLSLGHAFFLAVGAYGYVWLAGEPGPGLPPAVAAVLAVLLAGAAGGLFSPVAGRVKGIYLGVATLALVFLGHHVLLTADSVTGGFNGRSVPPLELGGFTFAESGPELTVLGVPFGAEERLWYLGLALFAVTWFTARGLLRGRPGRALTAVRDSETAASVMGVHVARYRSAAFVVSSMYAGLAGVLLALSFRRVVPDYFSLALSVDYLAMIVIGGLGSVAGATAGAVFVTALPLLMTRYADQLPLVAAPGSGGGSIGPTEASRYLYGAAIVVILLYAPDGLHGLARRIRARLRRRAPVTGPPGTGPASGPDPDAPSGTTGTTGTTGTDDTSARAKEHTP, from the coding sequence GTGTCTGACCCGCGCCCCCTCCTCCTCAAGCGCGGCCCGCTGCTGCTGACCGCACTGCTCCTGTGCGCCCTGCCCTTCTACCTGGACGCCTTCTGGCTGCGCATCGGCCTGTTCTCCATGGCCGCGGCCATCGGCGCCGTCGGACTCGGTCTGCTCAGCGGCACCGCCGGGCAACTCTCCCTCGGGCACGCCTTCTTCCTGGCCGTCGGCGCCTACGGCTACGTCTGGCTGGCGGGCGAGCCCGGCCCCGGGCTGCCGCCCGCCGTCGCCGCCGTCCTCGCCGTCCTGCTCGCCGGGGCCGCGGGCGGGCTGTTCAGCCCCGTCGCCGGACGCGTGAAGGGCATCTACCTCGGCGTCGCCACCCTCGCCCTGGTCTTCCTCGGCCACCACGTCCTGCTCACCGCGGACTCCGTCACCGGCGGCTTCAACGGCCGCTCCGTGCCGCCGCTGGAACTGGGCGGCTTCACTTTCGCCGAGTCGGGCCCCGAACTCACCGTCCTGGGCGTGCCGTTCGGCGCCGAGGAAAGGCTCTGGTACCTGGGCCTGGCCCTGTTCGCCGTCACCTGGTTCACCGCGCGCGGACTGCTGCGCGGACGGCCCGGACGCGCCCTGACGGCGGTGCGCGACAGCGAGACCGCGGCCTCCGTGATGGGGGTGCACGTGGCCCGGTACCGCTCGGCCGCGTTCGTCGTCTCGTCGATGTACGCGGGCCTCGCCGGCGTCCTGCTCGCCCTCTCCTTCCGCCGCGTGGTGCCCGACTACTTCTCCCTCGCCCTCTCCGTCGACTACCTCGCCATGATCGTCATCGGCGGTCTCGGCTCGGTGGCCGGAGCCACCGCCGGAGCCGTCTTCGTCACCGCGCTGCCCCTGCTGATGACCCGCTACGCCGACCAGCTGCCCCTGGTCGCGGCGCCCGGGTCCGGCGGCGGCTCGATCGGCCCGACCGAGGCGTCCCGCTACCTCTACGGCGCGGCGATCGTCGTGATCCTCCTCTACGCCCCCGACGGCCTGCACGGACTGGCCCGCCGCATCCGCGCCCGCCTGCGCCGCCGTGCGCCCGTCACCGGCCCACCCGGCACCGGCCCCGCGTCCGGACCCGACCCCGACGCCCCTTCCGGCACCACAGGCACCACCGGCACCACCGGCACCGACGACACCTCCGCACGAGCCAAGGAGCACACCCCGTGA
- a CDS encoding ABC transporter ATP-binding protein, translating to MASSMEKPLDHRYRGEHPIRTLVYLFRADRRRLAGAVAVFTVKHSPIWLLPLVTATIVDTVVQHGPITDLWTSTGLIMFILVVNYPLHLFYVRLLYGSVRRMGTALRSALCTRMQQLSIGYHSRVSAGVLQAKVVRDVETVEQMVQQTAETGLGAFTVLTGGLVIIAVRTPEFLPVFLVVVPAASLLVARLRARLRTHNERFRHEVEALSSRVTEMTRLIPVTRAHGLEGKALRRMDGTLDRLLTSGMRLDLVNGRFGSLSWVVLNVVGVLVLAGAALISYYDVWGVTAGDVVMLSAFLTTLTNSTTTLAGLAPVITKGLESVRSVGEVLQAPELEDNEGKKELTALRGAVAFEGVGHLYDSDGRPAVSDFTLSVEPGETIALVGASGAGKSTVLNLVIGFLRPTSGRLLLDGHDMNTLDLRTYRRFVSVVPQESILFDGTIRENVAYGMDEADEETVRGALRDANALEFVDRLPRGLDTLVGEHGARLSGGQRQRLAIARALIRDPRVLVLDEATSALDTRSEALVQQALARLLRGRTTFVVAHRLSTVRGADRIVVMGEGRIQEIGTHEELLAGGGAYAALHSGQVA from the coding sequence ATGGCGTCGTCGATGGAAAAGCCGCTCGATCACCGCTACCGGGGCGAACACCCGATACGCACGCTCGTCTACCTGTTCCGCGCCGACCGCCGCCGACTGGCCGGCGCGGTCGCCGTCTTCACCGTCAAGCACAGCCCGATCTGGCTGCTGCCCCTCGTCACCGCCACCATCGTCGACACCGTGGTCCAGCACGGTCCGATCACCGACCTGTGGACCAGCACCGGGCTCATCATGTTCATCCTGGTGGTCAACTACCCGCTGCACCTGTTCTACGTCCGCCTCCTGTACGGCAGCGTGCGCCGCATGGGCACCGCCCTGCGGTCCGCGCTGTGCACGCGCATGCAGCAGCTCTCCATCGGCTACCACTCGCGGGTCAGCGCGGGCGTGCTGCAGGCCAAGGTGGTCCGGGACGTGGAGACGGTGGAGCAGATGGTGCAGCAGACCGCCGAGACCGGGCTGGGCGCGTTCACCGTGCTCACCGGCGGCCTCGTCATCATCGCCGTGCGCACCCCGGAGTTCCTGCCCGTCTTCCTCGTCGTGGTCCCCGCGGCCTCCCTCCTGGTGGCCCGCCTCCGCGCCCGGCTGCGCACCCACAACGAACGCTTCCGCCACGAGGTGGAGGCCCTGTCCTCCCGGGTCACGGAGATGACCCGGCTCATCCCGGTCACCCGGGCCCACGGCCTGGAGGGCAAGGCGCTGCGCCGCATGGACGGCACCCTGGACCGGCTGCTGACCTCCGGGATGCGCCTGGACCTGGTCAACGGCCGTTTCGGTTCGCTGTCCTGGGTCGTGCTCAACGTGGTCGGCGTCCTGGTGCTGGCGGGTGCCGCGCTGATCTCGTACTACGACGTCTGGGGCGTCACCGCGGGTGACGTCGTCATGCTCAGCGCCTTCCTGACCACTCTCACCAACTCCACGACGACGCTGGCGGGCCTCGCCCCCGTCATCACCAAGGGCCTGGAGTCCGTCCGCTCGGTCGGCGAGGTGCTGCAGGCCCCCGAACTGGAGGACAACGAGGGCAAGAAGGAGCTGACCGCACTGCGCGGAGCCGTCGCCTTCGAGGGCGTCGGGCACCTCTACGACAGCGACGGACGGCCCGCCGTCAGCGACTTCACCCTCTCCGTCGAGCCCGGCGAGACCATCGCGCTGGTCGGCGCGTCCGGCGCCGGCAAGTCCACCGTCCTCAACCTGGTGATCGGCTTCCTGCGGCCGACCTCGGGGCGGCTGCTGCTCGACGGCCACGACATGAACACCCTCGACCTGCGCACCTACCGGCGTTTCGTCTCGGTGGTGCCGCAGGAGTCCATCCTGTTCGACGGCACCATCCGGGAGAACGTCGCCTACGGCATGGACGAGGCCGACGAGGAGACGGTGCGTGGCGCCCTGCGCGACGCCAACGCCCTGGAGTTCGTCGACCGGTTGCCGCGGGGCCTGGACACCCTGGTCGGGGAGCACGGGGCCCGGCTGTCCGGCGGGCAGCGCCAGCGGCTGGCCATCGCCCGCGCGCTGATCAGGGACCCCCGGGTGCTCGTCCTGGACGAGGCCACCTCGGCGCTGGACACCCGCTCGGAGGCGCTCGTCCAGCAGGCGCTGGCCCGGCTGCTGCGCGGCCGCACCACCTTCGTCGTGGCGCACCGGCTGTCGACGGTGCGGGGTGCGGACCGGATCGTGGTGATGGGCGAGGGGCGCATCCAGGAGATCGGCACGCACGAGGAACTGCTGGCCGGGGGAGGGGCGTACGCCGCACTCCACAGCGGTCAGGTCGCCTGA
- a CDS encoding nuclear transport factor 2 family protein — translation MSTPVPHPSEAPATASDLFRHGLRLLLDKDIDAWVGLWADDGVAEFPFAPDGWPRRLEGREAVAAYMRHYPDHIDLHDFPELRIHETTDARTVVVEMRGVGRLVRTDAPFDMTYIVVVTVEDGRFTSYRDYWNPLAVLEPGAGFAAGTR, via the coding sequence ATGTCCACCCCCGTCCCCCACCCCTCCGAAGCGCCCGCCACCGCGTCGGACCTGTTCCGGCACGGGCTGCGCCTGCTGCTGGACAAGGACATCGACGCCTGGGTCGGCCTGTGGGCCGACGACGGTGTGGCGGAGTTCCCCTTCGCCCCCGACGGCTGGCCGCGGCGACTCGAAGGGCGGGAGGCGGTCGCCGCCTACATGCGCCACTACCCCGACCACATCGACCTGCACGACTTCCCCGAACTGCGGATCCACGAGACGACCGACGCACGCACCGTCGTGGTGGAGATGCGCGGCGTGGGCCGGCTGGTGCGGACGGACGCCCCCTTCGACATGACCTACATCGTCGTAGTGACCGTCGAGGACGGGCGGTTCACGTCCTACCGTGACTACTGGAACCCACTGGCAGTGCTGGAACCCGGCGCCGGCTTCGCCGCAGGCACCCGATGA
- a CDS encoding DUF397 domain-containing protein codes for MPPVRNGVQASLLDACWKKSRHSNAEGNCVEVALVDGGIAMRNSRDPDGPALVYTPAEVAAFLAGAKDGEFDHLV; via the coding sequence GTGCCACCAGTGCGCAACGGAGTGCAGGCCAGCTTGTTGGACGCCTGCTGGAAGAAGAGTCGGCACAGCAACGCCGAGGGCAACTGCGTCGAGGTCGCCCTCGTGGACGGAGGCATCGCGATGCGCAACTCCCGGGACCCCGACGGCCCCGCGCTCGTCTACACCCCGGCCGAGGTGGCGGCGTTCCTGGCGGGGGCGAAGGACGGCGAGTTCGACCACCTGGTGTAG
- a CDS encoding helix-turn-helix domain-containing protein — MSAASHRISRLEPYLDRAEPAPTLLKMLVGVQLAGFREDAGLSQDQAARALGFSAAKLSRIESGKGRRPPTETDVRALLEKYDTDPYEASVLLKLLQRAGEPGWWQRYDKRLMPEWFDRLVGLQEAAATIRTFEIQYVPGLLQTEAYTDAVVRRGLPNAPASEVGRRVELRQRRAQLLDRKDAPQLWAIIDESVLLRVLGSREVMREQLAHLAAMAKLPHVTLQIVPLDVTNASAPAIPVPYLRFGGTSLPDVVYLEHIRSANFLEDQDETEEYRVALDRLADEALTPRESLERLRETMATRYSDK; from the coding sequence ATGTCCGCCGCGTCGCATCGCATCTCCCGTCTCGAACCCTATCTGGATCGGGCCGAGCCGGCTCCGACCCTGCTGAAGATGCTCGTCGGCGTGCAGCTGGCGGGCTTCCGGGAGGATGCCGGCCTCTCCCAGGACCAGGCCGCACGCGCGCTCGGCTTCAGCGCCGCGAAGCTCTCGCGCATCGAGTCGGGCAAGGGCCGCAGGCCTCCCACGGAGACCGATGTCCGGGCGCTGCTGGAGAAGTACGACACCGATCCGTACGAGGCCTCGGTACTGCTCAAGCTGTTGCAGCGGGCGGGCGAACCGGGCTGGTGGCAGCGGTACGACAAGCGCCTGATGCCCGAGTGGTTCGACCGCCTGGTCGGCCTCCAGGAGGCCGCGGCGACCATCCGCACCTTCGAGATCCAGTACGTCCCCGGTCTGCTGCAGACCGAGGCCTACACCGATGCCGTGGTCAGGCGCGGCCTGCCGAACGCACCGGCGAGCGAGGTCGGACGCCGGGTCGAACTGCGCCAGCGTCGGGCCCAGTTGCTGGACCGCAAGGACGCGCCGCAGCTGTGGGCGATCATCGACGAGTCCGTGCTGCTGCGTGTGCTGGGCAGCCGCGAGGTCATGCGGGAGCAGCTCGCCCACCTGGCCGCGATGGCGAAGCTTCCCCATGTGACGCTGCAGATCGTGCCGCTGGACGTGACGAACGCGTCGGCGCCCGCGATCCCCGTCCCCTATCTGCGTTTCGGTGGCACCAGCCTGCCGGACGTGGTCTACCTGGAGCACATCAGGAGCGCCAACTTCCTGGAGGACCAGGACGAGACGGAGGAGTACCGGGTCGCGCTGGACCGGCTGGCCGACGAGGCGCTCACTCCGCGGGAGTCACTGGAGCGGCTGCGCGAGACGATGGCGACGCGCTACTCCGACAAGTAG
- a CDS encoding ABC transporter substrate-binding protein: protein MNVKHPRPRTTRTAALAAALAAVLLAGTACSSKADGGSTDDAADGVKSGPGVSEKSIRLGALTDLTGPYATLGKSIVQAQQMWADETNAAGGICGRKVEIVVKDHGYDVQKAVTAYADIAPDVVALPQVIGSPVVAALLDDIERDHMLTFPQAWAASLLGRDSVQVLGTTYDLDMIAAVDFLTRTKKLAKGDTIGHVYFEGDYGANALEGSEWAAEQAGMKVAGQKIKATDTDLTAQVSALSKAGVKAILISAGPAQTASLAGVAAARGLQVPIVSSAPGYAPQLLKTPAAPALEAMVHVVSAAPAVSSDLPGVKKMVASYQKAYPGEPVDSGVLSGYNAAQLTGADLKKACEGGSLTRQDVVKAHRSQKNADTGLGTPQNFTYVTAPASRSTYVLKPDAKALGGLVGVEEAHKAPEVDAYLAGRG, encoded by the coding sequence GTGAACGTCAAGCACCCCAGGCCCCGCACCACCCGGACCGCCGCCCTGGCCGCGGCCCTGGCCGCCGTGCTGCTCGCGGGCACCGCCTGCAGCTCCAAGGCCGACGGCGGGAGCACCGACGACGCCGCCGACGGCGTCAAGTCCGGCCCCGGAGTCAGCGAGAAGAGCATCAGACTCGGCGCCCTGACCGACCTCACCGGCCCCTACGCCACCCTGGGCAAGAGCATCGTGCAGGCCCAGCAGATGTGGGCCGACGAGACCAACGCCGCGGGCGGCATCTGCGGACGCAAGGTCGAGATCGTGGTCAAGGACCACGGCTACGACGTGCAGAAGGCGGTCACCGCCTACGCCGACATCGCCCCCGATGTCGTGGCGCTGCCCCAGGTCATCGGCTCCCCGGTGGTCGCCGCCCTGCTCGACGACATCGAGCGCGACCACATGCTGACCTTCCCGCAGGCCTGGGCGGCCTCCCTGCTCGGCCGGGACTCCGTCCAGGTCCTCGGCACCACCTACGACCTCGACATGATCGCCGCCGTCGACTTCCTCACCCGTACCAAGAAGCTCGCCAAGGGCGACACCATCGGCCACGTCTACTTCGAGGGGGACTACGGCGCCAACGCGCTGGAGGGCTCCGAGTGGGCCGCCGAACAGGCGGGGATGAAGGTCGCCGGGCAGAAGATCAAAGCCACGGACACCGACCTGACCGCGCAGGTGTCCGCCCTGAGCAAGGCCGGGGTGAAGGCGATCCTGATCAGCGCGGGCCCCGCCCAGACCGCCTCCCTGGCCGGCGTGGCCGCCGCCCGCGGTCTGCAGGTGCCGATCGTCAGCAGCGCGCCCGGCTACGCGCCGCAGCTGCTGAAGACGCCCGCGGCGCCGGCGCTGGAAGCCATGGTGCACGTGGTGAGTGCCGCGCCGGCGGTCAGCTCCGACCTGCCGGGCGTCAAGAAGATGGTCGCCTCCTACCAGAAGGCGTACCCGGGCGAGCCGGTCGACTCGGGGGTGCTCTCCGGATACAACGCCGCCCAACTGACCGGAGCCGACCTGAAGAAGGCCTGCGAGGGCGGCAGCCTCACCCGGCAGGACGTGGTCAAGGCGCACCGCTCGCAGAAGAACGCCGACACCGGCCTCGGCACCCCGCAGAACTTCACCTACGTGACCGCGCCGGCCAGCCGGTCGACGTACGTGCTGAAGCCCGACGCCAAGGCGCTCGGCGGCCTGGTCGGTGTGGAGGAGGCCCACAAGGCGCCCGAAGTGGACGCGTACCTGGCCGGTCGCGGCTGA
- a CDS encoding DUF5133 domain-containing protein translates to MLEPDPKVVRELLTRYATLRIAQAERPRPAVTRELTDVSYTLCVMLATNSVHDAVAKADALLLAKGRATPEACPADADGESGLSLAV, encoded by the coding sequence GTGCTCGAACCGGACCCGAAGGTCGTCAGGGAGTTGCTGACGCGGTACGCAACGCTGCGGATCGCTCAGGCCGAGCGGCCGCGGCCCGCGGTGACGCGGGAACTGACGGACGTCAGTTACACACTGTGCGTGATGCTGGCGACGAACAGTGTCCACGACGCGGTGGCGAAGGCGGACGCGCTGCTGCTCGCCAAGGGACGCGCGACACCGGAGGCGTGCCCGGCGGACGCCGACGGGGAGAGCGGCCTGTCACTGGCCGTGTGA
- a CDS encoding NAD(P)H-binding protein produces the protein MTGIGTTLVVGATGTTGSRTTARLVGAGHRVKAAGRRAAPVPGAEPVRFDWYDAATHEAALDGTDRVYLVPPVGDTDPAAVMLPFLRRARAAGVRRAVLLSSSAVPEGGPAVGAVHRELPGLFDQWAVLRPSWFMQNFTGAHAHADGIRRHGTIWTAAGSGRVAFVDADDIAAVAVHALTDDRAPNTDLVLTGPEALDHDEIAAVLTRAGGRPVVHRRLTPEELRARLASVVPPDFAALLADLDRAIAQGAEDRTTDTVERVTGRPPRAFREVVERESAER, from the coding sequence ATGACCGGCATCGGCACGACACTGGTCGTCGGCGCCACCGGCACGACCGGGAGCCGCACCACCGCGCGGCTGGTCGGCGCCGGTCACCGGGTGAAGGCCGCCGGACGGCGCGCGGCCCCGGTGCCGGGCGCGGAGCCGGTCCGTTTCGACTGGTACGACGCCGCCACGCACGAAGCCGCCCTCGACGGAACGGACCGGGTCTACCTCGTCCCGCCGGTGGGCGACACGGATCCGGCCGCGGTCATGCTGCCCTTCCTGCGCCGCGCCCGCGCGGCCGGCGTGCGTCGCGCCGTGCTGCTCAGCTCCTCCGCCGTTCCCGAGGGCGGCCCGGCGGTCGGCGCGGTGCATCGCGAACTGCCCGGCCTGTTCGACCAGTGGGCCGTGCTCCGGCCCTCCTGGTTCATGCAGAACTTCACCGGCGCCCACGCCCACGCCGACGGCATCCGCCGGCACGGCACCATCTGGACCGCCGCCGGGAGCGGCCGGGTGGCCTTCGTCGACGCCGACGACATCGCCGCCGTCGCCGTGCACGCCCTCACCGACGACCGCGCACCCAACACCGATCTCGTCCTCACCGGCCCCGAGGCCCTCGACCACGACGAGATCGCCGCCGTCCTCACCCGGGCCGGCGGCAGGCCGGTCGTCCACCGCCGCCTGACCCCCGAGGAGTTGCGCGCCCGACTCGCGAGCGTGGTGCCACCGGACTTCGCCGCGCTCCTCGCCGACCTGGACCGGGCGATCGCCCAAGGGGCCGAGGACCGCACCACCGACACCGTCGAACGCGTCACCGGCCGCCCGCCGCGCGCTTTCCGGGAGGTGGTGGAAAGGGAGTCGGCAGAGCGTTGA
- a CDS encoding GlxA family transcriptional regulator yields the protein MHSVAILVLDDVVPFDMAAPMQAFDWTRLPDGRSPYRVSLCAESAEVRTEGLALRIDRGLEALETADTIIVPGRSEESGPPSDRVLEALRRAAGAGTRIASVCVGAFVLARAGLLDGLRATTHWMAAAELARRHPRVDVRPDVLYVDNGQILTSAGAAAGLDMCLHMIRRDLGSAVAAHAARMCVVPLEREGGQAQFIVHEHPPVPRGSELEPVLRWIEDNLAGEVTLGAMAARSGMSERTFSRRFREQTGTTPLQWLLRSRVRRAQYLLENGDQSVERIARQAGFGSPTAFRERFRRVVGTTPYAYRAAFRAKTSASPDGSEVPLGVSHGQ from the coding sequence ATGCACTCGGTCGCGATCCTGGTCCTCGACGACGTGGTGCCGTTCGACATGGCGGCGCCCATGCAGGCCTTCGACTGGACACGGCTGCCCGACGGCCGCAGTCCCTACCGGGTGAGCCTGTGCGCGGAGTCGGCCGAGGTGCGTACCGAGGGACTCGCCCTGCGGATCGACCGGGGCCTGGAAGCGCTGGAGACCGCGGACACGATCATCGTGCCGGGACGCTCCGAGGAGTCCGGCCCGCCGTCCGACCGCGTCCTCGAGGCGCTGCGCCGGGCGGCCGGCGCGGGGACGCGGATCGCGTCGGTGTGCGTGGGTGCCTTCGTGCTCGCCCGGGCCGGGCTGCTGGACGGGCTGCGGGCCACCACCCACTGGATGGCGGCCGCGGAACTGGCCCGCCGTCATCCGCGGGTGGACGTACGTCCGGACGTCCTCTACGTCGACAACGGGCAGATCCTCACCTCGGCGGGCGCGGCCGCCGGTCTGGACATGTGCCTGCACATGATCCGCCGGGACCTGGGGTCGGCCGTGGCCGCGCACGCCGCCCGCATGTGTGTCGTACCACTGGAACGGGAGGGCGGGCAGGCGCAGTTCATCGTGCACGAGCATCCGCCGGTGCCGCGGGGTTCGGAGTTGGAGCCGGTTCTCCGGTGGATCGAGGACAATCTGGCCGGGGAGGTCACCCTCGGGGCGATGGCGGCGCGTTCGGGCATGAGCGAGCGCACCTTCAGCCGCCGGTTCCGCGAGCAGACGGGCACCACTCCCCTGCAGTGGCTGCTGCGGTCCCGGGTGCGGCGCGCCCAGTACCTGCTGGAGAACGGGGACCAGTCGGTCGAACGGATCGCCCGGCAGGCGGGTTTCGGCTCCCCCACGGCCTTCCGCGAGCGGTTCCGCCGGGTGGTGGGCACGACGCCCTACGCCTATCGCGCCGCCTTCCGGGCGAAGACCTCCGCGTCGCCGGACGGCTCCGAGGTCCCGCTCGGGGTGTCACACGGCCAGTGA
- a CDS encoding TetR/AcrR family transcriptional regulator, with the protein MTERKPRKDAARNRAAVLAAADELFVRCESPDDVTMADVATAAGVGKGTLFRAFGDRVGLVAALYAARLEPVEEAVETGPPPLGPGTPPRERVAALLDAILCFKLDNRGLALALEAAGRDSPYGAGHYERWHGLLRAVLEEVPGLDDGEFAAHALLAAVRADLVEHLAGRPGVSRERMRAQLADYTARVLGGPSARA; encoded by the coding sequence GTGACCGAGCGCAAGCCCCGCAAGGACGCGGCCCGCAACCGGGCCGCCGTCCTCGCCGCCGCCGACGAGCTCTTCGTACGCTGCGAGAGCCCCGACGACGTCACCATGGCCGACGTCGCGACCGCGGCCGGGGTCGGCAAAGGAACCCTCTTCCGGGCCTTCGGCGACCGGGTCGGACTGGTCGCGGCGCTGTACGCGGCGCGGCTCGAACCGGTCGAGGAGGCCGTCGAGACGGGTCCACCGCCGCTCGGCCCCGGCACCCCGCCGCGGGAGCGGGTCGCCGCCCTGCTCGACGCGATCCTGTGCTTCAAGCTCGACAACCGGGGCCTGGCGCTGGCGCTGGAGGCCGCGGGGCGCGACAGCCCCTACGGCGCCGGACACTACGAGCGCTGGCACGGCCTGCTCCGTGCGGTGCTGGAGGAGGTGCCCGGCCTCGACGACGGGGAGTTCGCCGCCCACGCGCTCCTCGCCGCGGTCCGCGCCGACCTCGTCGAGCACCTGGCCGGCCGGCCGGGCGTGTCCCGCGAGCGGATGCGCGCCCAGCTCGCCGACTACACCGCTCGGGTCCTCGGCGGCCCCTCCGCGCGGGCGTGA